A genome region from Senegalia massiliensis includes the following:
- a CDS encoding efflux RND transporter permease subunit, whose amino-acid sequence MNLTKLSVKRPVTIVMVTLIVVLLGVVSLTRLPIDLLPQFSLPIAIVQTQYNGVGPQEIENLVTKPLEQSIGTVSNIENVSSISSEGSSVIIAEFNFGTDMDFASLEMREKVDMIKGFLPEGANDPMVLKIDPNAMPVMEASLSGSDDLSSLQRFAEDELSPRLERLEGVASVNINGGYQKEISVKADLHLLQNYGISMDTLSQIIGAQNMSLPGGTVEKGIQNLTIRTTGEFKDIEEIRNLPITLPTGGTIPLSDVAEVNLENKEVKSISKINGKPSISISVQKQSGTNTVSVSSRINDELEKIQEEFPTRDIKVVIDQADFINLSINTVLKSGALGAVLAMIILFLFLRNIRTTLIVGTAIPVSIIATFSLIYFNGITLNLMTLGGLALGIGMLVDNSIVVLENIYRYRRDGYSKSESAVKGTKEVAMAVTASTLTTVAVFLPIVFVEGITSTIFKELALTVTFSLLASLAVSLTLVPMLSSQILNVDINNEEKSKRKSFILHSFDKGFAKLESIYKRVLSWSLGHRKSTIIIALLVFSLSIASLIPVGAEFIPATDEGQFTVSVNLPVGSELDRTREVVEDVENRLEDMDIIDTVFTTIGSGGAFSMGGSTENQATITGVLKKEREESTFNVAENIREKLSNIAGADINVDVTSNAMGPASMGGAPVSIEIKGQDLDRLEDISEDFVSIIESVEGTREVSSNIGEGIPEVEVDIDSLKASNYGLTTAQIGNAVKSVVSGTTASRYTTEGNEIDIVLKGNDLYSENLENLKNLPINTPMGSQISLEKVADVKIVNGPISINRDSQSRMVTVNSKIQERDLSSVITDIEEKLEDYDLENGYSYEIAGENEQLEEAFGDLGLALVLAIILVYMILASQFESLLHPFTIMFTVPLSIAGGALGLFITNRTVNVTSLIGAIMLIGIVVNNAIVLIDYINTRRKNGEERNLAIKNAGPIRLRPILMTTLTTVLGLLPIAIGLGEGSEIQAPMATVVIGGLLLSTILTLVLIPVMYTVFDDISLKFKK is encoded by the coding sequence ATGAATCTAACTAAACTTTCAGTTAAAAGGCCAGTTACTATTGTAATGGTGACATTAATTGTGGTACTTTTAGGTGTAGTATCTCTTACAAGGCTTCCTATAGATTTATTACCACAATTTAGTCTTCCTATAGCAATAGTTCAGACTCAATATAATGGAGTAGGGCCACAAGAAATTGAAAATCTAGTTACAAAACCATTGGAGCAATCTATAGGTACTGTATCAAATATTGAAAATGTTTCTAGTATATCCTCAGAGGGAAGTTCTGTGATAATCGCAGAATTTAATTTTGGTACAGATATGGATTTTGCATCTCTTGAAATGAGAGAAAAAGTAGATATGATAAAAGGATTTTTACCAGAAGGCGCAAATGATCCTATGGTACTTAAAATAGATCCGAATGCAATGCCTGTAATGGAAGCATCATTATCAGGTAGTGATGACCTTTCAAGTTTACAAAGATTTGCAGAAGATGAATTATCACCTAGATTAGAAAGACTTGAAGGGGTTGCTTCAGTTAATATAAATGGAGGATATCAAAAAGAAATAAGTGTAAAAGCAGATTTACATCTATTACAAAATTATGGAATTTCAATGGATACATTATCTCAAATCATAGGGGCTCAAAATATGAGTCTTCCTGGTGGAACAGTTGAAAAAGGAATACAAAATTTAACTATACGTACAACAGGTGAATTTAAAGATATAGAAGAAATAAGAAACTTACCTATTACACTTCCAACAGGAGGTACAATACCATTATCTGATGTAGCAGAAGTAAATTTAGAAAATAAAGAAGTAAAAAGTATATCAAAGATAAACGGTAAACCTAGTATAAGCATATCAGTTCAAAAACAATCAGGAACTAATACTGTAAGTGTATCTTCTAGAATTAATGATGAACTTGAGAAAATACAAGAAGAATTTCCTACAAGAGATATAAAAGTAGTAATAGATCAAGCTGATTTCATAAATCTATCAATAAATACAGTATTAAAATCAGGTGCGCTTGGTGCAGTTCTTGCTATGATAATATTATTCTTGTTTTTAAGAAATATAAGAACAACTTTAATAGTAGGAACAGCTATACCAGTATCAATAATAGCAACATTTTCATTAATATATTTTAATGGAATAACATTAAACCTTATGACACTTGGTGGTCTTGCACTTGGTATAGGTATGCTCGTAGATAACTCTATAGTGGTGCTTGAAAATATATATAGGTATAGAAGAGATGGTTATAGTAAATCTGAATCTGCAGTGAAAGGGACAAAAGAAGTTGCTATGGCAGTTACAGCATCAACTCTTACAACTGTAGCAGTATTTTTACCAATAGTATTTGTAGAAGGGATTACATCTACAATATTTAAGGAACTTGCACTAACAGTTACATTTTCACTTTTAGCATCTTTAGCAGTATCACTTACGCTTGTACCAATGTTATCTTCACAAATATTAAATGTAGATATTAATAATGAAGAAAAATCTAAAAGAAAGTCATTTATATTACATTCTTTTGATAAAGGATTTGCAAAATTAGAAAGTATATATAAGAGAGTACTTAGTTGGAGTTTAGGACATAGAAAATCTACTATAATTATAGCTTTATTAGTATTTTCACTAAGTATAGCATCTCTAATACCTGTAGGAGCTGAATTTATACCAGCTACAGATGAAGGACAATTTACAGTATCAGTTAATTTACCTGTAGGTTCAGAATTAGATAGAACAAGAGAAGTAGTAGAAGATGTAGAAAATAGATTAGAAGATATGGATATAATTGATACAGTGTTTACTACAATAGGATCTGGAGGAGCATTTTCTATGGGTGGTAGTACTGAAAATCAAGCTACAATAACAGGAGTACTCAAAAAAGAAAGAGAAGAATCCACTTTTAATGTGGCAGAAAATATAAGAGAAAAATTAAGTAATATAGCTGGTGCAGATATAAACGTAGATGTAACAAGTAATGCTATGGGACCAGCAAGTATGGGTGGAGCTCCAGTAAGTATAGAAATAAAAGGTCAAGATTTAGATAGATTAGAAGATATTTCAGAAGACTTCGTATCAATAATAGAAAGTGTAGAAGGAACAAGAGAAGTAAGTTCAAATATAGGAGAAGGTATACCAGAAGTAGAGGTTGATATAGATAGTTTAAAAGCAAGTAATTATGGACTTACTACAGCTCAAATAGGTAATGCAGTAAAAAGTGTAGTATCTGGTACAACAGCAAGTAGATATACTACAGAAGGTAATGAAATAGATATAGTATTAAAAGGAAATGATCTATATTCAGAAAATCTAGAAAACCTAAAAAATCTTCCTATAAATACTCCTATGGGATCACAAATATCACTTGAAAAAGTAGCAGATGTAAAAATTGTTAATGGTCCAATATCAATAAATAGAGATAGCCAATCTAGAATGGTTACAGTGAATAGTAAAATACAAGAAAGAGATTTAAGTAGTGTAATAACTGATATAGAAGAAAAATTAGAAGATTATGATTTAGAAAATGGATATAGCTATGAAATAGCAGGAGAAAATGAACAATTAGAAGAAGCATTTGGTGATTTAGGGCTTGCACTAGTTTTAGCAATAATTCTTGTATATATGATTCTTGCATCACAATTTGAATCATTACTTCACCCATTTACAATAATGTTTACAGTTCCACTTTCAATAGCAGGTGGAGCATTAGGACTTTTTATAACAAACAGAACAGTAAATGTAACTTCATTAATAGGGGCTATAATGCTTATAGGTATAGTAGTTAATAATGCCATAGTGCTTATAGATTATATAAATACAAGAAGAAAAAATGGAGAAGAGAGAAATTTAGCTATAAAAAATGCAGGGCCTATAAGACTTAGACCAATACTTATGACAACACTTACAACAGTATTAGGACTTTTACCTATAGCAATAGGACTTGGAGAAGGTTCTGAAATACAAGCACCAATGGCAACAGTAGTAATAGGAGGATTATTGCTATCTACAATATTAACTCTGGTACTTATACCAGTAATGTATACAGTGTTTGATGATATATCACTTAAATTTAAAAAATAA
- a CDS encoding efflux RND transporter periplasmic adaptor subunit: MKKKLAIFLIAILLLGVVSACSNKDTQDETTEEEKVAVEIEEVEKDTLSNSLTLGGRAIMQAEMMITADSSLKVEDIKKGLGKKVEKDDVLFTLKDGEEIREIKSPLEGIVSTINMKESEYVPLTKPAMVIVDKNAPMTISMNVSENVIGELFIGKEAWVGIDSIDEQGLNGKIVSISPTVDPKTGLYTVNILLDEENRNIKPGMATTIEIDTNVVKNALKVRSESILNIGEKNIVYIVKDNKAIEKQVKVGLDTGDFTEIKSGLNEGDKVIVKGQNYIEDKSEVEVVRGEKDESN, from the coding sequence ATGAAGAAGAAATTAGCTATATTTTTAATAGCAATATTACTTTTAGGAGTAGTTTCTGCATGTAGCAATAAAGATACACAAGATGAAACTACAGAGGAAGAAAAGGTAGCTGTTGAAATAGAAGAAGTAGAAAAAGACACTCTTTCAAACTCATTAACATTAGGTGGAAGAGCTATTATGCAAGCAGAAATGATGATAACAGCAGATTCATCATTAAAAGTAGAAGATATCAAAAAAGGTCTTGGAAAAAAGGTAGAAAAAGACGATGTATTATTCACATTAAAAGATGGAGAAGAAATAAGAGAGATAAAATCTCCTTTAGAAGGTATCGTATCGACTATAAATATGAAAGAAAGTGAATATGTACCTTTAACTAAACCTGCTATGGTAATAGTTGACAAAAATGCACCTATGACTATTTCTATGAATGTAAGTGAAAATGTAATAGGAGAATTATTTATAGGAAAAGAAGCTTGGGTAGGTATAGATTCAATAGATGAACAAGGATTAAATGGAAAAATAGTAAGTATATCTCCTACAGTAGATCCAAAAACAGGATTATATACTGTAAATATCTTATTAGATGAAGAAAATAGAAATATAAAGCCGGGAATGGCTACAACTATTGAAATAGATACTAATGTAGTAAAAAATGCATTAAAGGTTAGAAGTGAATCAATATTAAATATTGGTGAAAAAAATATAGTATATATAGTAAAAGATAATAAGGCTATAGAAAAACAAGTTAAAGTAGGATTAGATACAGGTGATTTTACAGAAATAAAATCAGGATTAAATGAAGGAGATAAAGTTATAGTTAAGGGCCAGAACTATATAGAAGATAAGAGTGAAGTTGAAGTTGTAAGAGGTGAAAAAGATGAATCTAACTAA
- a CDS encoding tetratricopeptide repeat protein, producing MKRTKTIFITFALILVLTLIYMIIATFISLENLYTFSFITSAFLIFVSLIIALKKKKIFIYKDKFSKGILVVSIIILSFINIGISYIYVGKIEDTKYTTFNQFAQSRLPKDKIKKEYKEFKDDNLTILYRKSSEPGIELINKYIKDVKKDSTKIYKDVKYDPLTIKITDSETFNEDIIVNDFTGGYYYEDLKQIKMPINDVYNEVLALDTVNEFKFVLRHEYTHYVSHMYRLKNNIEENKIPIWFEEGVASFIGADNIGTPNIILDGITPFEQLIKPEDWASKNGYEQSYKMIYLLIYNHGENIIDEILLGLKDKSFDESFKKATGKTVKNYENQLKKHFKNGWETFPQIKLQEKTEDIEQERITGIKKYIEKYPDNIDAIKELAFLYSRNKNFEEVSEVLKLGMDKKNDSHLWDLLAQNYLKLNEFEKAKEAFKSSLEINGDSGTNYEYLAEIYLLYDIDKSIEILQSGLDKVVYPDLLKPKIQQYKKLKEDLEMGNQEAYKDFLEFNNLDENIKDALIEEVKDY from the coding sequence TTGAAAAGAACAAAAACTATATTTATTACATTTGCACTTATTTTAGTTTTAACTTTAATATATATGATAATAGCTACATTTATAAGTTTAGAAAATCTATATACTTTCTCATTTATAACTTCAGCTTTTTTAATATTTGTTTCTCTAATAATAGCATTAAAAAAGAAAAAAATATTTATATATAAGGATAAATTTTCTAAAGGGATTTTAGTTGTTTCAATTATTATTTTAAGCTTTATCAATATAGGGATATCATATATATATGTGGGTAAAATTGAGGATACAAAATATACTACATTTAATCAATTTGCACAATCAAGATTACCAAAAGATAAAATAAAAAAAGAATATAAAGAATTTAAAGATGATAATTTGACTATTCTCTATAGAAAATCTTCTGAACCAGGAATAGAACTTATAAATAAATATATAAAAGACGTAAAAAAAGATTCAACAAAAATATACAAAGATGTGAAATATGATCCATTAACTATAAAAATAACTGATTCTGAAACTTTTAATGAGGATATAATAGTAAATGATTTTACAGGTGGATATTATTATGAGGATTTAAAACAAATAAAAATGCCAATAAATGATGTCTATAATGAAGTTCTTGCATTAGATACTGTAAATGAATTTAAATTTGTATTAAGGCATGAATATACACATTATGTATCACATATGTATAGATTAAAAAATAATATAGAAGAAAATAAAATACCAATTTGGTTTGAAGAAGGGGTAGCATCATTTATAGGAGCAGACAATATTGGTACTCCAAATATTATATTAGATGGAATAACTCCTTTTGAACAATTAATTAAGCCTGAAGATTGGGCAAGTAAGAATGGATATGAACAGAGTTATAAAATGATATATCTTTTAATATATAATCATGGTGAAAATATAATTGATGAAATATTACTTGGATTAAAGGATAAATCATTTGATGAATCCTTTAAAAAAGCTACAGGTAAAACTGTAAAAAATTATGAAAACCAGTTAAAAAAACACTTTAAGAATGGTTGGGAGACATTTCCACAGATAAAACTTCAAGAGAAGACGGAAGATATAGAACAAGAAAGAATAACTGGGATAAAAAAATATATAGAAAAATATCCAGATAACATTGATGCAATAAAAGAGTTAGCCTTTTTATATAGTAGGAACAAAAACTTTGAAGAAGTATCAGAAGTGCTGAAATTAGGCATGGACAAGAAAAATGATTCTCATCTATGGGATTTATTAGCACAAAACTATTTAAAATTAAATGAATTTGAAAAAGCAAAAGAAGCTTTTAAAAGTTCTTTAGAGATTAATGGGGATTCAGGTACTAATTATGAGTATCTAGCAGAGATTTATCTTCTATATGATATAGATAAAAGTATAGAAATACTACAAAGTGGGTTAGATAAAGTAGTATATCCAGACTTATTAAAACCAAAAATTCAACAATATAAAAAATTAAAAGAAGATTTAGAAATGGGCAATCAAGAAGCATATAAGGATTTCCTTGAATTTAACAATTTAGATGAAAATATAAAAGATGCTCTTATAGAAGAGGTGAAAGATTATTAA
- a CDS encoding ABC transporter permease, with amino-acid sequence MIVYKYFLKTALRHKMIILSYAVIFFMLSIINGIDTENKEITFDETKLDIAIVDDSNTDLSRGLKNYLDENNNIVNLKNDIKEIKEQIFLQQIDAAIIIPSDFEENVKGKQKSLEVIKDDRKISSIQIENEINKYLIFANASKVSGEFKTETINNALKENINVEILEKSSDVNNSANIWFKYYFNFTAYIITAIYIAVMGLIMTEFKDEKLENRTKISSKKFLNYNKEMYLGQITLGVIITGLFVIGSIVLKGQHLEEVNFTKYIVNVSIFSFAILCLTFLINNLTKSRFIINGLSTVLSLGTAFISGVMVPVEYLSEKVITIAKFFPTYYYIKINNMDISSLSDIRYELIIQILFGVAFLLLGVYFSKVKQKA; translated from the coding sequence ATGATAGTATATAAGTATTTTTTAAAAACTGCTCTTAGGCATAAAATGATAATATTATCATATGCAGTTATATTTTTCATGCTTTCAATAATTAATGGTATAGATACAGAAAATAAAGAGATTACATTTGATGAAACAAAACTTGATATAGCTATTGTAGATGATTCTAATACTGATTTATCTAGAGGGTTAAAAAATTATTTAGATGAAAATAATAATATAGTGAATCTAAAAAATGATATTAAAGAAATAAAAGAACAAATATTTTTGCAACAAATAGATGCAGCTATTATAATACCAAGTGATTTTGAAGAAAATGTAAAGGGAAAACAAAAGTCACTGGAAGTTATAAAAGATGATAGAAAGATAAGTTCTATACAAATAGAAAATGAAATAAATAAATATCTTATATTTGCAAATGCAAGTAAGGTAAGTGGTGAGTTTAAAACTGAGACTATAAATAATGCATTAAAAGAGAATATTAATGTAGAAATATTAGAAAAATCTTCTGATGTCAATAATTCAGCTAATATTTGGTTTAAATATTATTTTAATTTTACTGCATATATTATAACAGCTATTTATATAGCAGTGATGGGACTTATAATGACTGAATTTAAAGATGAAAAATTAGAAAATAGAACAAAAATATCATCTAAGAAATTTTTAAACTATAATAAAGAAATGTATTTAGGTCAAATTACACTTGGAGTAATTATCACAGGATTATTTGTAATAGGAAGTATAGTTTTAAAAGGACAGCATTTAGAAGAAGTTAATTTCACAAAATATATTGTAAATGTAAGTATATTTTCATTTGCTATATTATGTCTTACTTTTTTAATCAATAATTTAACTAAAAGTAGATTTATAATTAATGGATTAAGTACTGTATTATCTCTTGGTACTGCATTTATATCAGGAGTGATGGTTCCAGTAGAATATTTAAGTGAAAAAGTTATAACAATAGCTAAGTTTTTTCCCACATATTATTATATAAAAATAAATAATATGGATATATCGTCATTAAGTGATATAAGATATGAATTAATTATTCAAATATTATTTGGAGTAGCATTTCTACTTTTAGGAGTCTATTTTTCAAAAGTAAAACAAAAGGCCTAA
- a CDS encoding ABC transporter permease, which yields MDLYRNIIYQAKNSFRDKGFLFWSLLYPIIMVTFFYIAFSGITNVNLEKINVGVEEDSNIKSILQNIEILNVEEISDRESKEKLEKEEIDGFIKKDLSLIVNDSGLNQTVIKSILDQIVQTSALGKPIEEFDFQVDYINDKDQKENGILVIFYSLIAMVSTYGIYSGIEVVHYIQSNLSEVAARINTTPIKKKTFLLAGIIVGLILNFTSNIILFIVIELIMKLDLITNIGYSLIFIILGNLFGIVFGIFIGVSNNKNINVKTMIAITFTVILSGLSGLFNTNIKIMIEKYVPILAKINPIAVITNNLYKVNLLNNTDGIFEGIIILLAYFLILSLISLVFLRRRQYDSI from the coding sequence GTGGATTTATATAGAAATATTATATATCAAGCTAAAAATAGCTTTAGAGATAAAGGATTTTTATTCTGGTCACTTCTCTATCCTATCATCATGGTAACATTTTTCTATATAGCTTTTAGTGGAATTACAAATGTGAATTTAGAAAAAATAAACGTAGGTGTTGAAGAGGATAGTAATATAAAATCTATACTTCAAAATATAGAGATATTAAATGTAGAAGAAATTTCAGATAGGGAATCAAAAGAGAAGTTAGAAAAAGAAGAAATAGATGGATTTATTAAAAAGGATTTAAGTTTAATTGTAAATGATTCAGGTCTTAATCAGACTGTAATTAAGTCTATATTGGACCAAATTGTGCAAACTAGTGCTTTAGGTAAACCCATAGAAGAATTTGATTTTCAAGTAGATTATATAAATGATAAAGACCAAAAAGAAAATGGTATACTTGTAATATTTTATTCTTTAATTGCAATGGTTTCAACATATGGTATATATTCTGGAATAGAAGTGGTTCATTACATCCAGAGTAATTTATCAGAAGTAGCAGCAAGAATAAATACTACACCTATAAAAAAGAAAACTTTTTTATTAGCTGGAATAATAGTAGGTCTTATACTTAACTTTACATCTAATATTATATTATTTATTGTTATAGAATTAATAATGAAATTAGATCTAATAACCAATATAGGATACAGCCTTATTTTTATAATTTTAGGTAACTTATTTGGAATTGTATTTGGTATATTTATAGGTGTATCAAACAATAAGAATATAAACGTTAAAACAATGATAGCTATTACATTCACGGTTATTTTATCAGGATTATCAGGACTATTTAATACAAATATTAAAATAATGATAGAGAAATATGTACCTATACTAGCAAAGATAAATCCTATTGCAGTAATTACAAATAATTTATATAAGGTTAATCTATTAAATAATACTGATGGAATATTTGAAGGTATAATCATTTTATTAGCTTATTTTCTAATATTATCACTTATATCTTTAGTGTTTTTAAGGAGGAGACAATATGATAGTATATAA
- a CDS encoding ABC transporter ATP-binding protein: MVVKVENVVKRYKELIALDHFNMEVREGEILGLLGPNGCGKTTAINSILSLLKFDKGEITIFGEKMTPNSYNIKREIGVVPQEVSVFENLTVDENIDYFCGLYINDKEKRKKYVNEAIEFVGLKDYTKFFPKKLSGGLKRRLNIACGIVHKPKLIFLDEPTVAVDAQSRNFILEGIKKLNKNGSTIIYTTHYLEEAEILCDRIIIMDRGRNIASGSNEELKNMITTTEKIVVGFIDTNGEILEKIKEIPQVLDIEMKDNDYIIKFESGVNNLSNLIDFIKQNNLTYEKLYSRQPTLNDVFLELTGKELRD, encoded by the coding sequence ATGGTTGTAAAAGTAGAAAATGTAGTTAAAAGATATAAAGAGCTTATAGCTCTTGATCATTTTAATATGGAAGTGAGAGAAGGGGAAATACTAGGGTTACTTGGTCCAAATGGATGTGGTAAAACTACAGCTATAAATTCAATATTGTCTCTACTTAAATTTGACAAAGGTGAAATTACTATATTTGGAGAAAAGATGACACCTAATTCTTACAATATAAAAAGGGAAATAGGTGTAGTACCTCAAGAAGTTTCTGTATTTGAAAACTTAACAGTAGATGAAAACATAGATTATTTTTGTGGATTATATATAAATGATAAAGAAAAAAGAAAAAAATATGTAAATGAAGCTATAGAATTTGTAGGTTTAAAAGATTATACAAAATTTTTTCCAAAGAAGTTAAGTGGTGGTCTTAAAAGAAGATTAAATATAGCTTGTGGTATAGTTCATAAACCTAAACTCATATTTTTAGATGAACCAACTGTTGCAGTAGATGCTCAAAGTAGAAATTTTATACTTGAAGGTATAAAAAAATTAAACAAAAATGGAAGCACTATTATTTATACAACACATTATTTGGAAGAGGCAGAAATATTATGCGATAGAATTATAATAATGGATAGAGGAAGAAATATAGCATCTGGCTCAAATGAAGAGTTGAAAAATATGATTACAACTACAGAAAAAATAGTAGTAGGATTTATTGATACTAATGGTGAAATTTTAGAAAAGATAAAAGAAATACCCCAAGTGTTAGATATAGAAATGAAAGATAATGATTATATTATAAAATTTGAATCTGGTGTAAATAATTTATCTAATTTAATAGATTTTATAAAACAAAATAATTTAACATATGAAAAGTTATATTCAAGACAACCTACATTAAATGATGTATTCTTAGAGCTTACTGGAAAGGAGCTGAGGGACTAG
- a CDS encoding histidine kinase: MRRFLEKLIIIVFSIYFTYSLNSERDIAFYFLISIIISISLDLISKKNIKYIIYFLFVALTFYDNVFLYYFPLILYNIYIDFKGNFFLFLPLLFIDLTPVIIILSFVSMYLSIYTYKLNKVLNQNRKVRDKLREDTLYLRKYNEQLKIDKEKNIQIALLEERNRISREIHDSIGHTISSSLIQLKALKLLNGENVSNGLDTLSETLGSGMDDIRNSLYNLRNESLNLKHKINEIINEMTGLDIKLIYNIDENLNYKLKYDMLSVVKETITNTVKHSNASNMEIKLLDQPKFYSIIISDNGTNMKDKIDIDDGIGLYSMNKIAIKYNGIFNYKFEDGFRIHLTLMKGNEK, translated from the coding sequence ATGAGGAGATTTTTAGAGAAACTAATTATAATAGTATTTTCGATTTATTTTACATATAGTTTAAATAGTGAAAGAGATATAGCATTTTATTTTCTTATATCTATTATAATTTCAATATCACTAGATTTAATTTCTAAAAAAAATATTAAATATATAATTTATTTTTTATTTGTAGCTTTAACTTTTTATGATAATGTATTTTTGTATTATTTTCCTTTAATTCTCTACAATATCTATATTGACTTTAAAGGCAATTTCTTTTTATTTTTGCCATTATTATTTATAGATTTAACTCCTGTTATAATTATCTTATCTTTTGTGTCAATGTATCTTTCAATATATACATATAAATTAAATAAGGTACTAAATCAAAATAGAAAGGTACGGGATAAATTAAGAGAAGATACTCTTTACCTTAGAAAATATAATGAACAATTAAAAATAGATAAAGAAAAAAATATTCAAATAGCATTATTAGAAGAAAGAAATAGAATTTCTCGGGAAATACATGACTCTATAGGACATACAATAAGTAGTAGCCTTATTCAACTAAAAGCTCTTAAATTATTAAATGGTGAAAATGTATCTAATGGCCTTGATACCCTTAGTGAAACCTTAGGTAGTGGTATGGATGATATAAGAAATAGCCTATATAATTTGAGAAATGAATCTTTAAATTTAAAACACAAAATAAATGAAATAATAAATGAAATGACAGGACTTGATATTAAACTTATATATAATATAGATGAGAATTTAAATTATAAATTAAAATATGATATGTTATCAGTAGTTAAAGAAACTATAACAAATACAGTTAAACACTCTAATGCAAGTAATATGGAGATAAAATTGTTAGATCAACCTAAATTTTATTCTATCATTATTAGTGATAATGGTACCAATATGAAAGATAAAATTGACATAGACGATGGAATAGGCCTTTATTCTATGAATAAAATAGCAATAAAATATAACGGAATATTTAATTATAAATTTGAAGATGGATTTCGAATACATTTAACACTTATGAAAGGAAATGAAAAATGA
- a CDS encoding response regulator transcription factor, with protein MKVIIIDDDPLVVSSLKTIVEANNIEVLAVGYSGSEAVNLYNKYSPDVVLMDIRMENLSGINATEEILKYEREANILLITTFRDDEYIKKALELGCKGYILKQNIDSLIPSIEAVYKGNMVFDSEIVSNFKTNSKKDIETNLSDREIDILLLVAEGFNNREIAKKLFLSEGTVRNYISNMLDKLDLRDRTQLAIYYYRGR; from the coding sequence ATGAAAGTTATAATTATAGATGATGATCCTTTAGTAGTAAGTTCACTTAAAACTATAGTAGAAGCAAATAATATAGAAGTTTTAGCTGTAGGATATAGTGGAAGTGAAGCGGTAAACTTATATAATAAATATAGCCCTGATGTAGTTTTAATGGATATAAGAATGGAAAACTTATCTGGAATAAATGCAACTGAAGAAATATTAAAATATGAAAGAGAAGCTAATATTCTTTTAATTACTACATTTAGAGATGATGAATACATAAAAAAGGCATTAGAACTAGGGTGTAAAGGATATATTTTAAAACAAAATATAGATAGTTTAATTCCTTCAATAGAAGCAGTGTATAAGGGAAATATGGTATTTGATAGTGAGATTGTATCTAATTTTAAGACTAATTCTAAAAAAGATATTGAAACTAATCTTTCAGATAGAGAAATCGATATTTTACTCCTTGTAGCAGAAGGCTTCAATAATAGAGAAATAGCGAAAAAATTATTCTTAAGTGAAGGTACTGTAAGAAATTATATTTCAAACATGCTAGATAAGCTAGATTTAAGAGATAGAACTCAACTTGCAATATATTATTATAGGGGGAGATAA